TTGCTTATTTTTCTGGTTGTATTTACGAATTACTTATTGTTCTACACTCATCCTGGCTTAACCCTGCGTGCTGTAGGGGAATATCCCCGTGCTGCGGATACAGCTGGAGTTTCCGTACAACTGGTGCGTTATTTCAGCGTCATTCTCAGCGGTTGTTTGGCGGGGTTGGGAGGAGCATACTTAAGTTTGGTACAGGTCAAGTTTTTTGCTGAGGGGATGAGTGCCGGTAAAGGTTTTATTGCAATCGCCGCCCTAATTTTTGGTAAATGGCATCCCATTGGTACTACTTTGGCTTGCTTGCTATTTGGCGCTACCGAAGCTCTCCAACTTCGCATTCAAGCTCTGGGTGTTAATATTCCCTATCAATTTTTGGTCATGCTACCTTACGCGATCGCCCTTCTCGCCCTAGTCGGCTTAGCCGGAAAATCTTCTCCCCCATCTGCTTTAGGTCTTCCCTATCTCAAGGAAAAAAGTGAGTAGCAACCAGTGTAGAGACGTTACATGTAACGTCTCTACACTTCATCTCGTGCCAAATAAGCGATCGCCTGCATCTCCCAAGCCAGGAACGATATAACCATGTTCGTCTAAGCGATCGTCAATTGCCGCAGTATAAATTGGTACATCAGGATGTTGAGAGTGGAAATGTTTGATTCCTTCAGGCGCAGCTAGCAAACAGACAAATTTTAAAGAGTTAGGGTTAATAGCCTTGAGGCGATCCACGGCGGCTATAGCTGAATTTCCGGTTGCCAGCATTGGATCGACAATTAAGACATCTCGTTTTTCCACTTCATCGGGAACTTTGAAATAATACTCAATCGCTGTTAAAGTTTTAGGATCGCGATATAAGCCTATGTGTCCTACTCGTGCGGAGGGCATCAACTCCAACATTCCATCCAAAATTCCTTGCCCTGCCCGTAAAATCGATACTATCACTAGCTTTTTATCGGGAGCTAGCATTGGCGCGTTTGTAGAGGCAATTGGTGTATCGATCTGTTCGGTTTTGAGCGGTAGATCCCGCGTTACTTCGTAAGCTAGTAACAAGCTGATTTCTTTTAACAACGTGCGAAATTTTGCCGTACTAGTTTCGGCTTTCCGCATCAGCGTCAATTTGTGTTGGATTAATGGATGATCGATCGCATGAACTTCGGCTTGCATATTGGAGCAATAATAGAGCTAGATACTTCTTAAAATAGCTGGCGAAAATATAGCAATCTTCATCATATACTGTATTTTTTGGAAACGATTCACTATTAGAGCAACAGAATCGCTTGCGAGTTATTTGTCAATCTCGATCGAGCAATAGTCAGTTATCTAGCAATTACTAGCTAAAATATCTCTCCTTTTTGAGCATGAAACTCAGACACTAACTGACTCATAAGATCCTTCGGATCGCCCTTCTAAAATCTCCTTCTAAAACATTTCGCGGCTTTACTAAAACGATACATCAAAAATATTTCTGCTGTAGTTAAAAATACAGAATTTTTTCGAGCTAGACGAAAAAGAGATGATTTAAGACAAAATTCAACATTGAATCTTGACAAATTAGTATGTTTAATGCATCGTTACTTGATATTATATTAGTGATTTATCCAATCATTTCTAAAAAATATCCTACCATTGAGAGCAAATGTAAATTAATATAAATTATTGCACGATATTTGTACTGAGACTTGAGAAATAAATAGAGGTTCATAAGTGTCCATTGGGTAAATGAACCGCTACTCACAGTATATGGGTGGAAGTTCGTACTGATGACAGGCTAGCTAGGGTCATGACACGCATGGGGAGAACGTTGACAAGACTTCCAAATGTAAAGTTTGATGCCTCTCTGGCTAGGAACTCACTCTATTAGTCACAGCGTCGGTAAGATTGCTGAATAAAAAGAGATGAAAGTTTCATCATTACGACCTGAAACACCACGTACTGCCAACCCAAGCAGCTCCAAAAGGTAGTAGGTAGGAAGAATGCAGGTTGTTATGCAAACTGTAAAGCAGGGATTGGAGGAGTGCCATCTCATGAGTAAGTTGGCAACAGACCTGATACAAAGTTGGCGATCGCATCTAGGCACTGAATGTCCAGAACAAAGCGATGCCACGAGAGAGAGTATCATTCGTTGGTTAGTCGGCAACGCGATCGAAGATTGGGAACAACTTAATACCAACGAACAAGCGATCGCCAAACAAGCGATGGAATATCGCTTTCGCATCTTCAAGCAACGTTATTTAGGAATGCCACCAGAGCGCGCCTATCGTCAATTGATGACAAGGCTTTGTAGTTTGGAGTTGTTGCGCAATAAAATCCGCACGCTCGTATCAATGAGTCGCGATCGCCAGCGGCAAGTTACAGAAGTATTGCAAGAAGTACTACAAGAATTATTGCAAAGCGATCGCTACATGCAACAGCAAATAGCTTGGATTGCTGAGTGTACGGACGACCTAAAATTACGCAACGCTCTGCTATTTGCTAGTTTAGAAGAATATTGCTTGCGCCCGATCCGCAGTCAACCCTTATTGGTCTATCGCTTTGTCAATTATTTGCGCCGCACGGCACGGGGAGGAGTCACACAAGTTCCTGTCAATAATAAATTACGCCTGCTGTCTGAAGAAATACTAGGCGATGATAGCGATAACTCCTTTAGCTTGTTAGATCCCAAAGCAGTCGCAGACTATCAAGAAGAACAAAGCTTAGAAGAACAGCAAACCGCGCGACAGCTAGTGAAACAAGAATTTTCTAGCTATCTCGAAGAAAATCTGGGAACTACTGCCGCACAATGGCTCCAGCTTTACTTACAAGGTAAGTCGCAAGAAGCGATCGCTGCTCAGTTAAACATCTCAGTTAAAGAGATCTATCGTTTGCGGGAGAAAATTAACTACCATGCCGTACGGGTATTTGGACTCAAACATAAACCGGAACTCGTGAGCGAATGGCTGGAGACTTCCCTCATAGAACACAACATGGGACTGACACAAAACCAGTGGGAAGACTTTTTAAGGCAATTAACTCCAATTCAACAACAAATCGTCCAGTTGAAAAAAGCGAATCAGAATAATGAAGAAATTGCGAAAACCTTGAATTTAAAGAGCCATCAGGTTATGACTGAATGGGGTAAACTCTACTTGATAGCTCAAGAAATGCGCAGCCAAGCATGAGGAATTTTACCTCGACTTCTTATTTCCGTTTCTCCATTCAAATCTCTGTAAACTAAAGTGCTTAACCGTTGCGTGTTTTCACTGAACGCGAATATATTGGAACTTAGTATACAGAAAAATATTCTAATTTTATGGTAGATTCTTCTTCCCAAAATGATGAGCCAGCAAGCGGTAGATTCCAACTGAATACCGAGCAAATCTACAGCCTCATTGATAGAATGCTGCCTTTTGAAGCTTGCTTGTACCATCAAGTTTTGCCTGTAGCTGTAGAGGGACAAAACCTGATTTTGGGAATGGTAAATCTAGACGATACTGCTGCCATAGAATACGTCGAACGGATCGCTGCATATTTAAAATACACTTTAGTACCCCAGGCGCTCGACTCAGAAGACCACCGCCAGCTCATGTCAGCCTACTTAAATCGCTCAAAAAACAACGATTTAAGCTCAGATAAGCTGCACTCCATTGCTGCTGGATATCCTGGTGCGTCTGCTGCTAAACCTATAACTGACAGACTAACAGGACTCAGCCCGAATGACAAACCGACGCTTATTTTAGCTGACGAGCGAGAAAATATTGCAGCCCGGAAGACTTCTCAGCCACAAACGCCACAACCCACACCTTCTCGATTGGGTGAAATTAAGACACCGCAATCCCAACCATCTGCTGTTAGACATTCTGGTTTAGGTGGAATTAAATCGGCACAATCTCAACAAACTGCTGCTAAATCATCTGGTTTAGGCGGGATCGGAACGCTAAAGTCCCAGCAAAAATCTCCAGCAAACCCAACTCCATCAGGTTTGTCGGCGATTAAAGTACCAGCTAGTTACTCTACTAACTCAGTCGAGTCCCTCAAAACTCTACCTCCCAAGAAACTCGTACGAGAATTACTCGGACGGGTTTTAGAAAAAGGCATTGGACGGCTTTATTTCGAGCGTAAATCGCTACAGCAAGGGCGGATCGTGTGTAGCCAAGATGGAAACTTGCAGTGCGTGCTAACAGAGGTTCCAGCAAAGCTGTTTCAGGACGCGATCGAGCAACTGAAAGAATTGACGCACATGCCTCTTGCGCCAGCGAAGGAAGCAAAACAGGTAGAGATCGAGCGTTTTTATCATGGCGAACGAGTATTATTGCGCCTGCGCGTCATGCCAGGTAGCAACGGCGAACAAGCAACTTTACAAGTTTTGCGCGGAGAAGCCTTAGAGTTTTATCAACAACAACAAATAGATACTTTAAGCCGCGACGCAATGGCGATCGCCAACCAGCTTCAGAAAAAGTTGCGCCAACTGCAAGAACGAGCTAGCATCGACGCTGAAGAACATGGCGAACGATACCAATCTCTCCTCGCTCTCAATCAAATTATCGAAAACGTAGAGCGGCAATTGGAACAGCTGAAGCAGTGACCTGCATTATGAGGGAGCAGGGGGCTTCAGGAGCTTCAGGAGAAGGGGAGACAAGGGAGACAAGGGAGAGGGGGGGAGCAATTCTAGTTCCACTAGCCACTCCTCACTAGTCACTCTCTACTGTCAATCAACCAACAATTACTAAAGAGTTGTTAGATTTATCCTAAGTCCAACAACTCACTACCATTGATGACTGAAGCTACATTAACTCAAGTTGGTAAGATTTCTAGCTTTACACCAACAATTCATTATCAAGTTGCCATGCCTCAACCAGAAAATCATCTGTTTGAGGTTGTTTTGCATTTAAGCGGTTGGAAATTGCCAGTAGTAGATTTAAAAATGCCAGTTTGGACACCAGGTTCTTACTTGGTGCGAGAATATGCCAAACACTTACAAGATTTTTCTGCCAGCGCGGGGGAACAGACTTTAGCGTGGCAGAAGTTAAGTAAAAATCACTGGCAAGTAGAAACAGGCGATCGCCCTGACATTACTGTACGCTATCGCATCCACGCTAACGAGCTATCAGTACGGACGAATCACCTCAATGCGACTCACGGCTATTTTAACGGTGCGGCTATCTTCTTTCGCCTCCCAGGACTAGAACAGCAACCGATCCAAGTCGCGATCGCACCACCGAGATCGGATTGGCGCGTCACGACTCCTCTACCAGCAGTAGCGGGGCAAACTAACACGTTTACTGCCACAGATTTTGATACGTTGGTAGACAGTCCGTTTGAAATTGGCTGTCACCAATCGCATCAGTTTGAGGTGCTGGGTAAGTCGCACGAACTGGCAATTTGGGGTAAAGGTAATGCCGATGCTGCCAAGATGATTCCCGATATTAAAAAGATTATCGAGGTGGAAGCAGAACTATTTGGTGGTTTACCTTACGACAAATATATATTTTTGTTGCATCTAGCATCGCAAAATAATGGCGGGTTAGAGCATAAATTTGCTTGCTCGTTGATTTATTCTCGCTTTGGATTTCGCGATCGCGAGAAGTACGAGCGCTTCATGCAACTTGTTGCCCACGAATTTTTTCATCTCTGGAATGTCAAGCGGATTCGTCCGAAAGCGTTAGAGGTTTTTGATTACGATAACGAGAATTACACACCATCGCTATGGTTTTCTGAAGGGACGACTAGTTATTACGATTTGGCTATTCCTTTACGGGCGGGTATTTATAACGATAAGACTTATTTGAAGAATTTGAGTAAGGAAATTACTCGCCTACAAACTACGCCTGGACGACTCGTACAACCTGCTTCTGAGTCAAGTTTTGATGCTTGGATTAAGTTGTATCGTTACGATAGTAATACTAACAATTCCCAAATTTCTTATTATCTAAAAGGGGAATTAGTCTCGCTTTTACTCGATTTATCGATCCGAGAGAAACATCAAAATCGGCGATCGTTAGATGATGTTATGCGTCAGATGTGGGAGCAATTCGGCAAAGATGAAATTGGTTTTACTCCTGCACAGTTAAAACAGGTGATTGAATCTGTGGCTGAAACAAATTTAGATGATTTCTTTAAACGCTACGTTGATGGTACGGAAGAGTTACCTTTCGATCGTTATCTCGAACCTTTTGGTTTGAAATTAGTCGCAGAAGATGAGGACTTCTTGCCTTATATAGGTATGAAAGTGCAAGCAGAAAATGGCAAGGACGCGATTAAATTTGTGGAAATCGATGCACCAGCGCAGCGAGCCGGAATCGAGCCTGGGGATGAATTACTAGCAATTGATGGCTTAAAAGCAACAGCAAATAATCTGAGCGATCGCCTGCGAGATTATCAACCAGGAGATGCGATCGAAGTTACAGTTTTCCATCAAGAAGAACTATGTACTCATACTGTGACTTTAGCTGCTCCTCGTCCCAGTCGCTATCAAGTTGTTCCAGTAGAAAATCCCTCTCTGACTCAAAAACACAACTATGAGGGATGGCTTGGGAGTCACTGTTAATATCTCCTCTTTAAAGAAAGGCTGTTTCAAAGTTCGAGCAGCCTTTTGCACTGTTACCAAGAGAATCGGTTTAAAGCCGCGTCCTGCTATGCTGGGGAGTATGTCAAAGCTATTGTAGATAGAAAGCCGACAGCACTCTACCCAATTCTCAAAGTGGTAGCGGCACATTCTTGAGTTCCCTTGTTATCCTAGTTAATAAGTTTTGGGAGCAACAAACTCAAACAGCACGGACTTAACCTGTTGTTGGTTAATAGCGCTTTGTCGTTAGCAGAAGACAGGGGACAGGAGAAGAACAGAACTTTTCTGAGATACGCGAAAGGCACTATTGAAGGATATATTTTTAATAATCTACTTCAGATTGTCTTATCGGAATAT
This window of the Chroococcidiopsis thermalis PCC 7203 genome carries:
- a CDS encoding ABC transporter permease, coding for MTNESFFADYLAASVRLAVPLAFAALGGLYSERSGVLNIGLEGMLLTGAFASAAATFYSNNVWLGVLAAILAGGMVGLLHALLSVSWRVDQLVSGLAINLVAAGLTSFLARLIFSGGAQKLPGIEAIAIPGLVNIPIIGSLLFAQNILVYLLIFLVVFTNYLLFYTHPGLTLRAVGEYPRAADTAGVSVQLVRYFSVILSGCLAGLGGAYLSLVQVKFFAEGMSAGKGFIAIAALIFGKWHPIGTTLACLLFGATEALQLRIQALGVNIPYQFLVMLPYAIALLALVGLAGKSSPPSALGLPYLKEKSE
- the upp gene encoding uracil phosphoribosyltransferase, yielding MQAEVHAIDHPLIQHKLTLMRKAETSTAKFRTLLKEISLLLAYEVTRDLPLKTEQIDTPIASTNAPMLAPDKKLVIVSILRAGQGILDGMLELMPSARVGHIGLYRDPKTLTAIEYYFKVPDEVEKRDVLIVDPMLATGNSAIAAVDRLKAINPNSLKFVCLLAAPEGIKHFHSQHPDVPIYTAAIDDRLDEHGYIVPGLGDAGDRLFGTR
- a CDS encoding HetZ-related protein 2 → MQVVMQTVKQGLEECHLMSKLATDLIQSWRSHLGTECPEQSDATRESIIRWLVGNAIEDWEQLNTNEQAIAKQAMEYRFRIFKQRYLGMPPERAYRQLMTRLCSLELLRNKIRTLVSMSRDRQRQVTEVLQEVLQELLQSDRYMQQQIAWIAECTDDLKLRNALLFASLEEYCLRPIRSQPLLVYRFVNYLRRTARGGVTQVPVNNKLRLLSEEILGDDSDNSFSLLDPKAVADYQEEQSLEEQQTARQLVKQEFSSYLEENLGTTAAQWLQLYLQGKSQEAIAAQLNISVKEIYRLREKINYHAVRVFGLKHKPELVSEWLETSLIEHNMGLTQNQWEDFLRQLTPIQQQIVQLKKANQNNEEIAKTLNLKSHQVMTEWGKLYLIAQEMRSQA
- a CDS encoding M61 family metallopeptidase: MTEATLTQVGKISSFTPTIHYQVAMPQPENHLFEVVLHLSGWKLPVVDLKMPVWTPGSYLVREYAKHLQDFSASAGEQTLAWQKLSKNHWQVETGDRPDITVRYRIHANELSVRTNHLNATHGYFNGAAIFFRLPGLEQQPIQVAIAPPRSDWRVTTPLPAVAGQTNTFTATDFDTLVDSPFEIGCHQSHQFEVLGKSHELAIWGKGNADAAKMIPDIKKIIEVEAELFGGLPYDKYIFLLHLASQNNGGLEHKFACSLIYSRFGFRDREKYERFMQLVAHEFFHLWNVKRIRPKALEVFDYDNENYTPSLWFSEGTTSYYDLAIPLRAGIYNDKTYLKNLSKEITRLQTTPGRLVQPASESSFDAWIKLYRYDSNTNNSQISYYLKGELVSLLLDLSIREKHQNRRSLDDVMRQMWEQFGKDEIGFTPAQLKQVIESVAETNLDDFFKRYVDGTEELPFDRYLEPFGLKLVAEDEDFLPYIGMKVQAENGKDAIKFVEIDAPAQRAGIEPGDELLAIDGLKATANNLSDRLRDYQPGDAIEVTVFHQEELCTHTVTLAAPRPSRYQVVPVENPSLTQKHNYEGWLGSHC